The Nitrososphaerota archaeon genome includes a region encoding these proteins:
- a CDS encoding tRNA (adenine-N1)-methyltransferase, which yields MSSNNNTIHEGDYILIFLSRRKNWLLKVEKGRQFHTHRGIIDLTSVIGLEPGSTVQTSLGETVYILKPVIKDLVLKSSRKTQVVYPKDLGAIAAWTGLSPGKIVVESGTGSGALTIFAANLVRPNGHIYSYDLRPEFQEVAKKNIERAGLGEYITLKQGDAKQGLDVTGADIALVDVGDPWTLVKPMKNALKGSGTLAAVIPTMNQVEKMTAELLRQGFVDVQSIELIEREIEARVGMTRPAMRMVGHTAYLTFARKSLKTTETPTEETTTSHDKDETEDDDTAEENVDKEDEGIHALRLLDATPEEYS from the coding sequence TGTCCAGCAACAACAATACGATTCATGAAGGCGACTACATCCTAATCTTCCTGAGCCGCCGAAAAAACTGGCTGCTCAAAGTTGAGAAGGGACGCCAATTCCACACCCACCGAGGAATCATTGATTTAACATCGGTAATAGGTCTGGAACCCGGATCCACCGTCCAGACAAGCCTCGGCGAAACCGTATACATCCTGAAACCTGTCATCAAGGATCTAGTCCTGAAAAGCAGCAGGAAAACACAGGTAGTGTACCCGAAAGATCTAGGCGCCATCGCAGCTTGGACAGGATTATCACCCGGCAAAATCGTGGTTGAATCAGGAACAGGAAGCGGCGCATTAACAATATTCGCCGCAAACCTAGTCAGGCCAAACGGACACATATACTCCTACGATCTACGACCCGAGTTTCAAGAGGTAGCGAAGAAGAACATAGAACGAGCCGGTCTAGGTGAATACATCACCTTAAAGCAAGGCGACGCTAAACAGGGCCTAGACGTAACAGGCGCAGACATCGCACTGGTAGACGTCGGAGATCCCTGGACACTAGTCAAACCGATGAAAAACGCGTTGAAAGGCAGCGGAACCCTAGCGGCCGTAATACCGACGATGAACCAGGTTGAAAAGATGACTGCTGAACTCCTGAGGCAAGGCTTCGTCGATGTACAATCAATAGAGCTCATAGAGCGAGAAATAGAAGCGCGAGTAGGAATGACCCGCCCAGCTATGCGAATGGTCGGACACACCGCCTACCTCACCTTCGCAAGAAAATCCCTCAAAACCACCGAAACACCCACTGAAGAAACAACGACGAGCCACGACAAAGACGAAACTGAAGATGATGATACTGCTGAGGAAAACGTAGACAAAGAAGACGAAGGCATACATGCATTGAGACTTCTAGACGCCACTCCTGAAGAGTACAGCTAA